One window of Streptomyces sp. FIT100 genomic DNA carries:
- the scy gene encoding polarized growth protein Scy yields the protein MRGYERQESHRADDDHLSRFEAEMDRLKTEREKAVQHAEDLGYQVEVLRAKLHEARRALASRPAYDNADIGYQAEQLLRNAQIQADQLRSDAERELREARAQTQRILQEHAEHQARLQAELHTEANQRRQRLDQELAERRQTVEAHVNENVAWAEQLRARTESQARRLLDESRAEAEQALTAARSEAVRVAEETRQRLGSEAEAARSEAEAILLRARRDAERLLNAASSQAQEATSHAEQLRSATTAESDQARQQAAELSRTAEQRLQEAEEKLRTARTEAEKVVTEAKEAAGKALASAEAANEQRTRTAKSEVARLVTEATQEAEGLRAEAEQALADARAEGEKLVAEAADKARTVAAEDSAAQLAKAARTAEEVLNKASDEAKATTRKATEEAERIRREAETEADRLRAEAHDTAEELKGAAKDDTKEYRAKTVELQEEARRLRGEAEQLRAEAVAEGERIRSEARREAVQQIEEAASSAEELLTKAKVDADEVRSGATAESERVRTEAIERATTLRRQAEETLERTRAEADRLRAEAEEQADEAKAAAERASAEMREEAARAAVARRREADEELTRLHTEAQTRSEAAEQALSDARTEAERLRRETAEETERLRSESAERIRALQAQAEQEAERLRDEAAADASSSRAEGEAVAVRLRSEAAAEAERLKTEAQETADRVRGEATAAAERVGQEATEALAAAQEEANRRRREAEEILAGARTEADQERERAREQSEELLASARKRVEEAQTEAQRLVEEADRRATEMVSAAEQTAQQVRDSVSGLQEQAEQEIAGLRNAAEHAAERTRTEAQEEADRVRADAYAERERATEDANRIRARADEESEAATSLAERTMNEAIADSERLRADAAEYAQRMRTEASDVVATAEQDASRTRAEARDDANRIRSEAAAQADRLTTEAAELLSESEQDAARLRTEAEQVKADGEVQAEGLRAAARADGEQVLDEARKAADRRRADAADQADQLIGEAAAEAERLRAEAAETVGSAQQAAERIRSEAERLRTDAESAAEQLRSEARDEADRLLDTARQDAAKRRADAAGQADQLMAKAQEEALRATTEAEEQADTMVGAARKEAERLVAEATVEGNAQVEKARTDANELLVGARSDATAVRERAEELRARTEAGIEELHERARRESAEQMKAAGERCDQLVKAATEQREEAEAKAKELLSEANSEAGKVRIAAVKKAEALLKEAGQKKAELVREAEAVKAEADREADRMITDGKRELEVLVRRREDIQAEISRVQDVLEALESFEAPGGGKPASNSGSAGGAAVKAGAAAGVTRSSGKSSES from the coding sequence GTGCGGGGCTACGAACGCCAGGAGAGCCACCGAGCTGACGACGACCACCTCTCGCGGTTCGAAGCCGAGATGGACCGGCTGAAGACCGAGCGGGAGAAGGCCGTCCAGCACGCCGAGGACCTCGGATACCAGGTCGAGGTGTTGCGCGCCAAGCTCCACGAGGCGCGCCGCGCCCTGGCGTCCCGTCCCGCGTACGACAACGCGGACATCGGCTACCAGGCCGAACAGCTGCTTCGCAACGCCCAGATCCAGGCGGACCAGCTGCGCTCCGACGCCGAGCGCGAGCTGCGCGAGGCCCGTGCGCAGACGCAGCGCATCCTCCAGGAGCACGCCGAGCACCAGGCCCGCCTCCAGGCCGAGCTGCACACCGAGGCCAACCAGCGCCGCCAGCGCCTCGACCAGGAGCTGGCCGAGCGGCGCCAGACCGTCGAGGCGCACGTCAACGAGAACGTGGCGTGGGCCGAGCAGCTCCGGGCCCGTACGGAGTCCCAGGCGCGCCGGCTGCTCGACGAGTCCCGCGCCGAGGCCGAGCAGGCCCTGACCGCCGCCCGCTCCGAGGCCGTCCGCGTCGCCGAGGAGACCCGGCAGCGGCTCGGCTCCGAGGCCGAGGCCGCCCGCTCCGAGGCCGAAGCGATCCTGCTGCGTGCCCGCAGGGACGCCGAGCGGCTGCTGAACGCCGCGTCCTCGCAGGCGCAGGAGGCCACGAGCCACGCCGAGCAGCTGCGTTCGGCGACCACCGCCGAGTCCGACCAGGCCCGCCAGCAGGCGGCCGAGCTCAGCCGCACCGCCGAACAGCGCCTCCAGGAGGCGGAGGAGAAGCTCCGCACGGCCCGTACCGAGGCCGAGAAGGTCGTCACGGAGGCCAAGGAGGCCGCGGGCAAGGCGCTCGCGAGCGCCGAGGCGGCGAACGAGCAGCGCACCCGTACCGCCAAGTCGGAGGTCGCCCGTCTCGTCACCGAGGCCACCCAGGAGGCCGAGGGGCTCAGGGCCGAGGCGGAGCAGGCGCTCGCGGACGCCCGCGCCGAGGGCGAGAAGCTGGTCGCGGAGGCCGCTGACAAGGCCCGCACGGTCGCCGCCGAGGACTCCGCGGCACAGCTCGCGAAGGCCGCCCGTACCGCGGAGGAGGTCCTCAACAAGGCCTCCGATGAGGCCAAGGCGACCACGCGAAAGGCCACCGAGGAGGCCGAGCGGATCCGCCGCGAGGCCGAGACCGAGGCGGACCGGCTCCGTGCCGAGGCCCACGACACGGCCGAGGAGCTCAAGGGCGCCGCCAAGGACGACACCAAGGAGTACCGGGCCAAGACGGTCGAGCTCCAGGAAGAGGCGCGCAGGCTGCGCGGCGAGGCCGAGCAGCTGCGCGCGGAAGCGGTCGCCGAGGGCGAGCGGATCCGCAGCGAGGCGCGCCGCGAGGCCGTCCAGCAGATCGAGGAGGCGGCCAGCTCCGCCGAAGAGCTGCTGACCAAGGCGAAGGTCGACGCCGACGAGGTGCGTTCCGGCGCCACCGCCGAGAGCGAGCGGGTCCGTACGGAGGCGATCGAGCGCGCCACGACCCTGCGCCGCCAGGCCGAGGAGACGCTGGAGCGCACCCGCGCCGAGGCGGACCGGCTGCGCGCCGAGGCCGAGGAGCAGGCGGACGAGGCGAAGGCCGCCGCCGAGCGGGCCTCGGCCGAGATGCGCGAGGAGGCGGCGCGCGCCGCCGTCGCCCGCCGCCGGGAGGCCGACGAGGAGCTCACCCGGCTGCACACCGAGGCGCAGACCCGCAGCGAGGCGGCCGAGCAGGCGCTGTCCGACGCCCGCACGGAGGCCGAGCGGCTGCGCCGGGAGACCGCCGAGGAGACCGAGCGGCTGCGGTCCGAGTCGGCCGAGCGGATCCGGGCGCTCCAGGCGCAGGCCGAGCAGGAGGCCGAGCGGCTGCGCGACGAGGCCGCGGCGGACGCCTCGTCGTCGCGCGCCGAGGGCGAGGCCGTCGCCGTACGCCTGCGCAGTGAGGCCGCCGCCGAGGCGGAGCGGCTGAAGACGGAGGCCCAGGAGACCGCGGACCGGGTCCGCGGGGAGGCCACGGCCGCCGCCGAGCGGGTCGGCCAGGAGGCCACCGAGGCGCTGGCCGCCGCGCAGGAGGAGGCCAACCGGCGCCGCCGCGAGGCCGAGGAGATCCTCGCCGGCGCCCGCACGGAGGCGGACCAGGAGCGCGAGCGGGCCCGCGAGCAGAGCGAGGAGCTGCTGGCCTCCGCCCGCAAGCGGGTCGAGGAGGCGCAGACCGAGGCGCAGCGCCTGGTCGAGGAGGCGGACCGGCGGGCCACCGAGATGGTGTCGGCCGCCGAGCAGACCGCCCAGCAGGTACGGGACTCCGTCTCCGGCCTCCAGGAGCAGGCCGAGCAGGAGATCGCCGGGCTGCGCAACGCCGCGGAGCACGCGGCGGAGCGGACGAGGACCGAGGCGCAGGAGGAGGCGGACCGGGTCCGTGCCGACGCGTACGCGGAGCGGGAGCGGGCCACCGAGGACGCCAACCGGATCCGGGCGCGCGCCGACGAGGAGTCCGAGGCCGCCACGTCGCTCGCCGAGCGGACCATGAACGAGGCGATCGCGGATTCGGAGCGGCTGCGCGCGGATGCCGCGGAGTACGCGCAGCGGATGCGCACGGAAGCGTCGGACGTGGTCGCGACCGCCGAGCAGGACGCGTCCCGCACCCGGGCCGAGGCCCGCGACGACGCCAACCGCATCCGCTCCGAGGCCGCGGCACAAGCCGACCGGCTCACCACCGAGGCGGCGGAGCTGCTCTCCGAGTCGGAGCAGGACGCGGCGCGGCTGCGGACCGAGGCCGAGCAGGTCAAGGCCGACGGCGAAGTCCAGGCCGAGGGGCTGCGGGCGGCCGCCCGCGCCGATGGCGAGCAGGTGCTGGACGAGGCCCGCAAGGCGGCCGACAGGCGCCGTGCCGACGCGGCCGACCAGGCGGACCAGCTCATCGGCGAGGCCGCGGCGGAGGCCGAGCGGCTGCGCGCCGAGGCGGCCGAGACCGTGGGCTCCGCCCAGCAGGCCGCGGAGCGCATCAGGTCCGAGGCCGAGCGGCTGCGCACGGACGCCGAGAGCGCGGCCGAGCAGCTGCGCTCCGAGGCGCGCGACGAGGCGGACCGCCTGCTCGACACGGCCCGTCAGGACGCCGCCAAGCGGCGCGCGGACGCGGCCGGGCAGGCCGACCAGCTGATGGCCAAGGCCCAGGAGGAGGCGCTGCGCGCCACCACCGAGGCCGAGGAGCAGGCCGACACGATGGTGGGTGCCGCGCGCAAGGAGGCCGAGCGGCTGGTCGCCGAGGCGACCGTCGAGGGCAACGCGCAGGTGGAGAAGGCCCGTACGGACGCGAACGAGCTGCTGGTCGGTGCGCGCAGCGACGCGACCGCCGTCAGGGAGCGCGCGGAGGAGCTGCGCGCCCGGACCGAGGCCGGGATCGAGGAGCTGCACGAGCGGGCCCGGCGGGAGTCCGCCGAGCAGATGAAGGCCGCCGGGGAGCGCTGCGACCAGCTGGTCAAGGCCGCGACCGAGCAGCGCGAGGAGGCCGAGGCCAAGGCCAAGGAGCTGCTCTCGGAGGCCAATTCGGAGGCCGGCAAGGTCCGTATCGCGGCGGTGAAGAAGGCCGAGGCGCTCCTCAAGGAGGCCGGTCAGAAGAAGGCCGAGCTGGTCCGGGAGGCCGAGGCGGTCAAGGCGGAGGCGGACCGCGAGGCCGACCGCATGATCACGGACGGCAAGCGGGAGCTGGAGGTCCTGGTGCGCAGGCGCGAGGACATCCAGGCCGAGATCTCCCGGGTCCAGGACGTCCTGGAGGCGCTGGAGTCGTTCGAGGCGCCGGGCGGCGGCAAGCCCGCGTCCAACAGCGGCTCCGCCGGGGGCGCCGCGGTCAAGGCGGGTGCGGCAGCAGGTGTTACACGTTCGAGTGGCAAGTCATCCGAGAGCTAG
- a CDS encoding ABC transporter permease subunit: protein MTAPAPYQQPGAAYASPIPVRRAHLGDALASEWTKIRSVRSTMWTLGIMIVLMVGIGSSVALLVANSGVDTEGNSGLTLGFFGVLLGSICVITLGVLTIASEYGTGMIRTTLTACPDRTRVLTAKAIVFFLLVFTITTVTATLVAAFQMAVVNTSSASGSEWLRATVGVGLFMALLGLLALAVGAMIRHSAGAITVMIGLMLLPLVSAMFMFSPSLADLQQTLLEYAIPSQLIALYGESAAGGSGPAGWEPLLIMLVVAAVALGGAYLTLERRDA, encoded by the coding sequence ATGACCGCCCCCGCCCCCTACCAGCAGCCGGGCGCCGCCTACGCCTCGCCGATCCCGGTGCGCAGGGCCCACCTCGGTGACGCGCTCGCCTCGGAATGGACCAAGATCCGCTCCGTCCGCTCCACGATGTGGACGCTCGGCATCATGATCGTGCTGATGGTCGGCATCGGTTCGAGCGTCGCCCTGCTCGTGGCGAACTCGGGCGTCGACACCGAGGGCAACTCGGGCCTCACCCTCGGCTTCTTCGGTGTCCTGCTCGGCTCGATCTGCGTCATCACCCTCGGCGTGCTGACGATCGCCTCCGAGTACGGCACGGGCATGATCCGTACGACGCTCACGGCGTGCCCCGACCGGACCAGGGTGCTGACCGCCAAGGCGATCGTCTTCTTCCTGCTGGTCTTCACGATCACCACAGTGACCGCCACGCTCGTCGCCGCGTTCCAGATGGCGGTCGTGAACACCTCGTCGGCCTCCGGCTCGGAGTGGCTGCGTGCGACGGTCGGCGTCGGCCTGTTCATGGCGCTGCTCGGGCTGCTGGCTCTCGCCGTCGGGGCGATGATCCGCCACTCGGCGGGCGCGATCACCGTCATGATCGGGCTGATGCTGCTGCCGCTGGTGTCCGCCATGTTCATGTTCTCGCCGTCGCTGGCGGACCTCCAGCAGACGCTGCTGGAGTACGCGATCCCGAGCCAGCTGATCGCGCTCTACGGGGAGTCCGCGGCCGGCGGGAGCGGCCCGGCGGGCTGGGAGCCGCTACTGATCATGCTGGTCGTGGCCGCGGTCGCGCTCGGCGGCGCGTACCTCACGCTGGAGAGGCGCGACGCCTGA
- a CDS encoding acetyl-CoA C-acetyltransferase, with amino-acid sequence MSGTNSTTSVIVAGARTPMGRLLGSLKSFSGADLGGFAIKAALDRAGIGGDQVQYVIMGQVLQAGAGQIPARQAAVKAGIPMSVPALTINKVCLSGLDAIALADQLIRAGEFDVVVAGGQESMTNAPHLLPKSREGFKYGAIEMLDAMAHDGLTDSFEGIAMGESTEKHNTRLGIARPAQDEIAALSHQRAAAAQKNGVFEAEITPVEIPQRKGEPVVFSKDEGIRAETTVESLGKLRPAFAKDGTITAGTSSQISDGAAAVVVMSKAKAQELGLEWIAEIGAHGNVAGPDNSLQSQPSNAIAHALKKEGLEVADLDLIEINEAFAAVSVQSMKDLGVSPEKVNVNGGAIALGHPIGMSGARIVLHLALELKRRGGGVGAAALCGGGGQGDALVVRVPAAK; translated from the coding sequence ATGTCTGGAACGAACAGCACCACCTCCGTGATCGTCGCCGGTGCCCGTACGCCCATGGGGCGGTTGCTCGGCTCCCTGAAGTCGTTCTCGGGCGCCGATCTGGGCGGCTTCGCGATCAAGGCCGCGCTGGACCGGGCCGGGATCGGCGGCGACCAGGTGCAGTACGTGATCATGGGCCAGGTGCTCCAGGCCGGCGCGGGGCAGATCCCCGCCCGCCAGGCCGCGGTCAAGGCCGGCATCCCCATGAGCGTCCCCGCGCTCACCATCAACAAGGTGTGCCTCTCCGGTCTCGACGCGATCGCGCTGGCCGACCAGCTGATCCGTGCGGGTGAGTTCGACGTGGTCGTCGCCGGCGGCCAGGAGTCCATGACCAACGCCCCGCACCTGCTGCCGAAGTCCCGCGAGGGCTTCAAGTACGGCGCGATCGAGATGCTCGACGCGATGGCCCACGACGGCCTCACCGACTCCTTCGAGGGCATCGCCATGGGCGAGTCGACCGAGAAGCACAACACCCGGCTCGGCATCGCACGGCCGGCGCAGGACGAGATCGCCGCGCTGTCCCACCAGCGCGCGGCGGCCGCACAGAAGAACGGTGTCTTCGAGGCCGAGATCACGCCCGTCGAGATCCCGCAGCGCAAGGGCGAGCCGGTCGTCTTCAGCAAGGACGAGGGCATCCGCGCCGAGACGACGGTCGAGTCCCTCGGCAAGCTGCGCCCGGCGTTCGCCAAGGACGGCACGATCACGGCCGGCACCTCCTCGCAGATCTCCGACGGCGCGGCCGCGGTCGTCGTGATGAGCAAGGCGAAGGCGCAGGAGCTCGGCCTGGAGTGGATCGCCGAGATCGGCGCGCACGGCAATGTCGCGGGCCCGGACAACTCGCTCCAGTCCCAGCCGTCCAACGCGATCGCCCACGCCCTCAAGAAGGAGGGCCTGGAGGTCGCCGACCTCGACCTCATCGAGATCAACGAGGCGTTCGCCGCGGTCTCCGTGCAGTCAATGAAGGACCTCGGGGTATCCCCGGAAAAGGTGAACGTCAACGGTGGCGCGATTGCCCTGGGGCACCCGATCGGCATGTCCGGCGCGCGTATCGTCCTGCACCTGGCGCTGGAACTGAAGCGGCGCGGCGGCGGGGTCGGCGCGGCCGCGCTGTGCGGCGGCGGCGGGCAGGGCGACGCGCTGGTCGTGCGCGTACCGGCCGCCAAGTAG
- a CDS encoding ATP/GTP-binding protein, which translates to MSPRRNRPRGGEKPTDRAGEAADRYGGAQRTESWHDEEWSVRHVAGASAAGKRYRCPGCDQEIPSGTPHVVAWPEHGGVDDRRHWHKACWNAKDRRTSRVQRSRNAPRY; encoded by the coding sequence GTGTCCCCGCGCCGCAACCGCCCCCGAGGCGGCGAGAAGCCGACCGACCGTGCCGGCGAGGCGGCGGACCGCTACGGCGGCGCACAGCGGACCGAGAGCTGGCACGACGAGGAGTGGTCCGTGCGCCATGTCGCCGGAGCGAGCGCCGCGGGAAAGCGGTACCGCTGCCCCGGCTGCGACCAGGAGATCCCGTCCGGGACGCCGCACGTGGTGGCGTGGCCCGAGCACGGCGGCGTGGACGACCGCCGCCACTGGCACAAGGCGTGCTGGAACGCGAAGGACCGCCGCACCTCCCGGGTGCAGCGGTCCCGTAACGCCCCGCGGTACTGA
- a CDS encoding cellulose-binding protein — MSDTSSPFGFELVRRGYDRGQVDDRITKLVADRDSALARITSLEKRIEELHLETQNAQAQVNDAEPSYAGLGARVEKILRLAEEEAKDLREEARRAAEQHRELAESAAQQVRNDAEAFAAERKQKAEDDGVRIVEKAQGEANTLRSDAQKDAQSKREEADALFEETRAKAAQAAADFETNLAKRREQSERDLASRQAKAEKRLAEIEHRAEQLRLEAEKLRTDAERRARQTVETAQRQAEDIVADANAKADRIRSESERELAALTNRRDSINAQLTNVREMLATLTGAAVAAAGTPADDEPISRGVPAQQTR, encoded by the coding sequence ATGAGCGACACTTCCTCCCCCTTCGGCTTCGAGCTCGTGCGGCGTGGGTACGACCGCGGTCAGGTGGATGACCGCATTACCAAACTCGTCGCCGATCGTGACAGTGCTCTCGCACGGATCACCTCTCTGGAAAAGCGCATCGAGGAGCTCCACCTCGAGACGCAGAATGCCCAGGCCCAGGTCAACGACGCCGAGCCGTCGTACGCGGGACTCGGTGCGCGTGTCGAGAAGATCCTCCGCCTCGCGGAGGAGGAGGCGAAGGACCTGCGCGAGGAGGCCCGTCGCGCCGCCGAACAGCACCGTGAGCTCGCCGAGTCGGCCGCCCAGCAGGTGCGCAACGACGCGGAGGCGTTCGCGGCCGAGCGCAAGCAGAAGGCCGAGGACGACGGCGTCCGGATCGTCGAGAAGGCCCAGGGCGAGGCGAACACGCTGCGCTCCGACGCGCAGAAGGACGCGCAGTCCAAGCGCGAGGAGGCGGACGCCCTCTTCGAGGAGACCCGCGCCAAGGCCGCCCAGGCCGCGGCCGACTTCGAGACGAACCTGGCGAAGCGTCGCGAGCAGTCCGAGCGCGACCTCGCGTCCCGCCAGGCCAAGGCCGAGAAGCGGCTCGCGGAGATCGAGCACCGCGCCGAGCAGCTCCGCCTGGAGGCGGAGAAGCTCCGCACGGACGCGGAGCGCCGCGCCCGCCAGACGGTGGAGACCGCGCAGCGCCAGGCCGAGGACATCGTCGCGGACGCGAACGCGAAGGCGGACCGGATCCGTTCGGAATCCGAGCGCGAGCTGGCGGCGCTGACGAACCGCCGCGACTCGATCAACGCGCAGCTGACGAACGTCCGCGAGATGCTGGCGACGCTGACGGGCGCGGCCGTGGCCGCGGCGGGCACGCCGGCCGACGACGAGCCGATCTCGCGGGGCGTCCCGGCCCAGCAGACGCGCTGA
- a CDS encoding ABC transporter ATP-binding protein, whose translation MIEAVGLTKRYGAKTAVYNLSFQVRPGAVTGFLGPNGSGKSTTMRMILGLDRPTSGHVTIGGHPFRQLPNAPRHVGALLDAKAVHGGRSARNHLLSLAQLSGIPARRVDEVLGVVGLQDVAKRRSSGFSLGMGQRLGIAAALLGDPQVLLFDEPVNGLDPEGILWVRNLMKSLAAEGRTVFVSSHLMSEMALTADHLIVIGRGQLLADMSVRDFIAANSAGFARVRTPETEPQQREKLTAVLTEAGGQVMPEQDGALRVTGLALPAISDLAHGADVRLWELSPHQASLEEAYMRMTQSAVDYRSTADQKAGLMQQQPSGGWPGDPSAQPVVIPDVPTQGWYAPPPPGQNPYATEPPVSPAAPAVPPAAAPATPTPAPAPAAPSAPAAGPAQATAPPAAEPTEHEDAR comes from the coding sequence ATGATCGAGGCAGTCGGCCTGACCAAGCGCTACGGCGCCAAAACGGCCGTGTACAACCTTTCTTTCCAGGTGCGGCCGGGCGCCGTGACCGGATTTCTCGGACCCAACGGCTCCGGCAAGTCGACGACCATGCGGATGATCCTCGGTCTCGACCGGCCGACATCCGGCCATGTCACCATCGGCGGCCACCCCTTCCGGCAGCTGCCGAACGCGCCCCGCCATGTCGGTGCGCTGCTCGACGCCAAGGCCGTGCACGGCGGGCGGAGCGCGCGCAACCACCTGCTGTCGCTCGCGCAGCTCTCGGGCATCCCGGCCCGCCGGGTCGACGAGGTGCTCGGTGTGGTCGGCCTCCAGGATGTGGCCAAGCGCCGTTCCAGCGGCTTCTCGCTGGGCATGGGGCAGCGGCTCGGCATCGCCGCGGCGCTGCTGGGCGACCCCCAGGTGCTGCTCTTCGACGAGCCCGTCAACGGTCTCGACCCCGAGGGCATCCTCTGGGTGCGCAATCTGATGAAGTCGCTGGCGGCCGAGGGCCGCACGGTCTTCGTCTCCTCCCATCTGATGAGCGAGATGGCGCTCACCGCCGACCATCTGATCGTGATCGGCCGCGGTCAGCTGCTCGCGGACATGAGTGTCAGGGACTTCATCGCGGCCAACTCGGCCGGGTTCGCCCGGGTGCGTACGCCGGAGACCGAGCCGCAGCAGCGGGAGAAGCTGACGGCCGTCCTCACCGAGGCCGGCGGGCAGGTCATGCCGGAGCAGGACGGGGCGCTGCGGGTCACCGGTCTCGCGCTGCCCGCCATCAGCGACCTGGCGCACGGGGCCGACGTACGGCTCTGGGAGCTGTCGCCGCACCAGGCATCGCTGGAGGAGGCGTACATGCGGATGACGCAGAGCGCCGTGGACTACCGCTCGACGGCCGACCAGAAGGCCGGTCTGATGCAGCAGCAGCCGAGCGGCGGCTGGCCCGGCGACCCGTCGGCGCAGCCCGTCGTGATCCCGGACGTGCCGACGCAGGGCTGGTACGCGCCGCCTCCGCCCGGACAGAACCCGTACGCGACCGAGCCCCCGGTCTCCCCGGCCGCGCCCGCCGTTCCTCCGGCTGCGGCGCCCGCCACTCCCACGCCGGCGCCGGCGCCTGCCGCACCCTCCGCACCTGCCGCCGGGCCCGCGCAGGCCACTGCGCCGCCCGCCGCCGAACCCACCGAGCACGAGGACGCCCGATGA
- the mce gene encoding methylmalonyl-CoA epimerase, translating into MLTRIDHIGIACFDLDTTVEFYRATYGFEVFHTEVNEEQGVREAMLRINGTSDGGASYLQLLEPTREDSAVGKWLAKNGEGVHHIAFGTADVDGDAQAVRDKGVRVLYDEPRIGSMGSRITFLHPKDCHGVLTELVTSADRSSAEH; encoded by the coding sequence ATGCTGACGCGAATCGACCACATCGGGATCGCCTGCTTCGACCTCGACACGACCGTCGAGTTCTACCGGGCCACGTACGGCTTCGAGGTGTTCCACACCGAGGTCAACGAGGAGCAGGGCGTCCGCGAGGCCATGCTCAGGATCAACGGGACCTCGGACGGCGGCGCCTCCTACCTCCAGCTCCTGGAGCCCACCCGGGAGGACTCCGCGGTCGGCAAGTGGCTGGCGAAGAACGGTGAGGGCGTGCACCACATCGCCTTCGGCACGGCCGATGTCGACGGGGACGCGCAGGCCGTCCGCGACAAGGGCGTGCGGGTGCTGTACGACGAGCCGCGCATCGGCTCGATGGGTTCCCGGATCACGTTCCTGCACCCCAAGGACTGCCACGGGGTGCTCACCGAACTCGTGACGTCCGCGGACCGGTCCTCCGCGGAGCACTGA
- a CDS encoding ABC transporter ATP-binding protein, whose protein sequence is MIELEGLTKRFGAKVAVDHLSFQVRPGMVTGFLGPNGAGKSTTMRMMLDLDNPTSGSVRIDGKHYRELQDPLTYIGALLDAKAMHGGRSAYNNLLCLAQANRIPAKRVSEVLDLVGLTPVARKKSKGFSLGMGQRLGIASALLGDPRVLLFDEPVNGLDPEGIHWIRNLMKLLASEGRTIFVSSHLMSEMALTAEHLIVIGQGKLLADTSMADFIHQNSRSYVRLRSPQQERLRDVLHEQGLAAIESGNGTLEIDGATTEQIGELAAQHRIVLHELSAQRASLEEAFMQMTAGAVEYHAHSTETGTTAPKWAPRNEGA, encoded by the coding sequence ATGATCGAGCTCGAGGGCCTCACCAAGCGCTTCGGCGCCAAGGTCGCGGTCGACCATCTCTCGTTCCAGGTCCGCCCGGGCATGGTGACCGGCTTCCTCGGGCCGAACGGCGCGGGCAAGTCGACGACCATGCGCATGATGCTGGACCTGGACAACCCCACCAGCGGCTCCGTCCGTATCGACGGCAAGCACTACCGGGAGCTCCAGGACCCGCTCACGTACATCGGCGCGCTGCTGGACGCGAAGGCGATGCACGGCGGCCGGAGCGCGTACAACAATCTGCTCTGCCTCGCGCAGGCGAACCGGATCCCGGCGAAGCGGGTCTCCGAAGTGCTCGACCTCGTCGGGCTCACCCCCGTGGCCAGGAAGAAGTCCAAGGGCTTCTCCCTCGGTATGGGGCAGCGGCTGGGAATCGCCTCCGCCCTGCTCGGCGACCCGCGCGTGCTGCTCTTCGACGAGCCGGTCAACGGTCTCGACCCCGAGGGAATTCACTGGATCCGCAATCTGATGAAACTCCTCGCGTCCGAGGGGCGGACGATCTTCGTCTCCTCCCATCTGATGAGCGAAATGGCCCTCACCGCCGAACACTTGATCGTGATCGGCCAGGGCAAGCTCCTCGCGGACACATCGATGGCCGATTTCATCCACCAGAACTCCCGCAGTTATGTGCGGCTCCGCTCCCCGCAGCAGGAACGGCTGCGCGATGTGCTCCACGAGCAGGGCCTGGCCGCGATCGAGTCGGGCAACGGCACGCTGGAGATCGACGGCGCCACCACCGAGCAGATCGGCGAGCTGGCGGCGCAGCACCGGATCGTGCTGCATGAGCTGAGCGCCCAGCGCGCCTCCCTGGAGGAGGCGTTCATGCAGATGACGGCGGGCGCGGTCGAGTACCACGCGCACAGCACCGAAACCGGAACGACCGCCCCGAAGTGGGCCCCGCGCAACGAGGGAGCCTGA
- a CDS encoding ABC transporter permease has protein sequence MASVPAVLQSEWTKIRTVASTTWTLVSAFAVTVALSAALCAVMAATFDDLPELERATFDPTLISFSGMVLGQLAMVVFGVLVVGTEYSSGMIRTSLAAVPQRATFLFSKIAVAGVLALAVGMVTSFLTFFLGQALLGEHRTTIGEENVLRAVVGGGLYMGLIAIFSMGVAAMLRSSMLSLGILMPFFFLVSQILAAVPGARDVARYFPDQAGSKIMQVVPDAMNSQPTPYGPWGGLGIMVLWVVAALLGGFAVIKKRDA, from the coding sequence ATGGCCTCGGTACCCGCCGTTCTCCAGTCCGAGTGGACCAAGATCCGTACGGTCGCGTCCACCACCTGGACGCTGGTCAGCGCGTTCGCCGTGACTGTCGCCCTGAGCGCGGCGCTCTGCGCGGTGATGGCCGCGACCTTCGACGATCTGCCGGAGCTCGAACGGGCCACCTTCGATCCTACGCTCATCAGCTTCTCCGGAATGGTCCTGGGGCAGCTGGCGATGGTGGTGTTCGGCGTCCTGGTGGTCGGCACGGAATACAGCTCCGGAATGATCCGCACGTCCCTCGCGGCCGTCCCGCAGCGCGCCACCTTCCTCTTCAGCAAGATCGCCGTCGCGGGGGTGCTCGCGCTGGCGGTCGGGATGGTGACGAGCTTCCTCACGTTCTTCCTCGGCCAGGCGCTGCTCGGCGAGCACCGTACGACGATCGGCGAGGAGAACGTCCTGCGCGCGGTGGTCGGCGGCGGGCTCTACATGGGCCTGATCGCGATCTTCTCGATGGGCGTCGCGGCGATGCTGCGCAGCTCGATGCTGTCGCTCGGCATCCTGATGCCGTTCTTCTTCCTGGTCTCGCAGATCCTCGCGGCGGTGCCGGGCGCGCGGGACGTCGCCCGGTACTTCCCGGACCAGGCCGGCTCCAAGATCATGCAGGTGGTGCCGGACGCGATGAACAGCCAGCCGACGCCGTACGGCCCCTGGGGCGGCCTCGGCATCATGGTGCTGTGGGTGGTGGCAGCGCTGCTCGGCGGGTTCGCGGTCATCAAGAAGCGGGACGCGTGA